CCAGGTAACGTCCGCTTCGGCACACACCGTACCGTCCGCTTTGCGGATAGTCTGACGGAACGTTCCCGAAACGGCTTTCATTTTGGACGGATAGACTTCAATGAACAATTCGTCGTCAAGAAACGCGGACGCTTTATAGTGAATATCGACGTGCGTCACGTACAGATAATATCCGGCGGCGACGATTCCGTTGTAGTCGAATCGCACTGCGTGCAGAAACTCCATGCGGCCGTATTCCAGATAATTCAAATAGACGGCGTTGTTTACGTGACCGTACGAATCGCATTCGTACGAACGGACAACCAATTTTGCAATATGTTTCATATTCCGATTATAGCCCGAAACGGCGAAAAATACTAGTATCGCGGCCGGTTCACTTTTTGCCCCGCGGCGGAAAGCAACAGTGCAGCGAAAAGCAACAGTGCGGCGAAAAGCAACAGTGCGGCCGCCGGCAGTGCGGATTTATTTCAACACGGAATCGACCAGTTTTTTGAAATCCGGATCGAGTTTGACCGCAGCCGTTTCAAGCCGGCCTGCAATGGAAAAAAGACCGTCCCGCTCTATGATCGCGTCTGCCGGTTCAACGTCTGCCGGATCCGTTTCAATCGGTTCCGCTTCAGCTAATTCGGCTTCGGTTAATTCGGCGGCAAAATCCGGTTCTGCCGTTTTGGGCGGAAACAAAGTGAAACTGAACGGAACGTCGCCGGTAATTTCTTCGGCAAGCGGAACGTTGTCTTCAGGTTCTTGTTCGTCGGGAATCGGTTCGTTGTCGTCGGTGGGACCGTAATCGGGGTCCGTGACCTCGAATAGCGCCGGATCGAACGCGCGGCCGTGCGGATACGTGGGCTGCTGCGGCATACCGAACGTCAGCGGTTCCGAAAAGAGTTCCTTCGCAGATTTGGCCGGTTCCGCTTGGTCGAATTCGGCAAGGTCGATTTCTTCGGTATCTGCCGCTGCGGCTGCCGGTTCAACTTCAGCCGACTCAACTTCGGTCGGTTCGGAGATTTCCGGCACCTCGGTGCTTGCTTCGGCGGCTTCGGCTTCGTCCGTTTCCGCGGCGGGAGAGTTCTCGAATTCGGCAGTGTCCTGAATATCAGCCGGTTCGATACCGAAGTCGGGTTCCGTGACCACGAACGGTGCCGGATCGAACACGCGGTCGTGCGAATACGTGGGCTGCTGCGGCATACCGAGCGTCAGCGGTTCCGAAAAGAGTTCCTTCGCAGATTCGGCCGGTTCCGCTTGGTCGAATTCGGCAAGGTCGATTTCTTCGGTATCTGCCGCTGCCGCTGTCGGTTCAGCTTCGGCTGGTTCAGCTTCGGCCGGTTCGGAGATTTCCGGCACCTCGGTGTTTGCTTCGGCAGCTGTCGGTTCCGTATCGGTGAATCCGAACTCGGCCGGATCTATTTCTTCCATTCCGTGGTCTGCCGCGGCTTCGTTTTCGGCTATCGATACGCTGCCGTCAACTTCGTCTGCACCGTTTTCAGGGGGCGCGTCGGAAATTTCTTCGAGTTCTTCGACGTCTTCAACCTCTTCCGCGTCTTCGAGTTCCTCGGCTTCATCTGTTATTTCGTTGTTTTCAGGGGGCGCGTCGGAAATTTCTTCGAGTTCTTCGACGTCTTCAATCTCTTCCGCGTCTTCGAGTTCCTCGGCTTCATCTGTTATTTCGTCGTTTTCGAGGGGCGCGTCGGAAATTTCTTCAAGCTCTTCGACGTCTTCGAGTTCTTCAACGTCTTCAATCTCTTCCGCGTCTTCGAGTTCCTCAGCTTCCTCGATCTCCTCGGCTTCGGTCGTGGTTGCGACGGGGCGGCGCTGCGTTTTTTCCGATTCCGCCGCGGCAGGCAGTGTTCCGGAAGACGGTGTTCCGGGGGGTGCGACTTTGACTGTTATGTTTCCGCTTGAAATGATCTGTTCAAGCATCTGTTTCAATTCGTCTGCAGTTGTGCCGGCGGGAAGCGCGGGCTGCGCAGACTGCGTGTTTCGCTCGGACGTTCCCAGCGCTGCGATGATTTCGTTCCAGCTTTTATCAAGCAGCGCGTCCACCGCTTCCCGGTTGCGGCGCGCGCGGCTACCCAGACTCTTTTTGATTTCGGCCGAAATTTCGTGCCGGCGGGACGTGATTTCTCCGCTTATTTTATTCCAATCGACTTCTTCTTTCTTTTGCAGATATTCGTTGATCAGCCCCAGCTGAACCCGGCGGATCCGATCCCTGATGACCACCATATCGTCGTGCTTGACATTGAACAGCAGGAAAATGATCAAAAAGAGCGTGATGAACACGCATACCAGCAGCACCGCTTTCACCGTATCCGAAAATAAAAAGACCGCTTCCGGATACAGCCAGGCGATGCAGCCGTATTTCGATTGCGTGCTGGTCAGCAGCACCCAGGTGACGGCCGGCGTTTGAACTACCCGTTCCGTTCCGAAGCGTCCGTTCCGCCAGCTTTTTTCGATTTCAGCGGTGATCATATTTTGTGCGGAAACCGGCAAACCGAATACGAAACCCCGTTCGTGTGCGCCGGTTCCGCTCAGTTCGTCTGCAAGCGGCGGTGCAACCAGCCTCGCCGAATCCGAAAGCGAAATCTGATGCTGAACGGATAAAAACCGTGTGAAATCCGACGCCAATACGTAAAACAGCATCGAACCCCGGTACGCTTGATATGAATCGTAAAACGCAAACGAAAAAACGATCATACCGGAATCTGCGTCGAACAGAAAACGGGGCACATCGCTTCTGTTTTCGATCAAATTATACGGAATTGCGTCTTCGCCGTAATTATTGAACGAAACCGAATCGCTTCGCTGCCGGTATACGTCCGACTCGAACGTGCTGTAGTGGATCCGCCGCCCCGCCGCGTCCACCAGTCTGATTCCGGTGAGCCCCGGCGTTTCGGAAAGCAGCGTTCCCGCCAGTTCCGCCCTGCTGCGGATATCGGAATCGGTCTGAACCGGCTGCACGCACTGCACCACGGCCGGCGCCGTCGTAAAAACGGCGAACCGCTTTTCAAGTATTTCCATATACTCGTCCAAATTCGCGCCGATTCCGTCGAGTTTACGGTTAATGGAATTGACTAAAACCGGCTGATAGAACTTGGTTTCAATAAAAGAGAATAATCCTGCGAAAGCTGCCACGGCGAACGCCGCAAAAATGAGAATTGCACATAAAAAACTGACGGCAGCTTTTTGGCTTGAAGACACGCTTCCTCCGGAAAACTTTAAAATATATCGTTTCTTAATCATCGGCAAAATGTCCGTGTTAATCAAGAGGTTTTTAATATAATTTGATAAAAATGGAGTTTTGTGTTACACTTCGTGAATGATCGATATTCACGCCGAACAAACGGCAAAAATTAAAGCGTATCTGGTCGCCGCCGCGGGAACGTCGCCCGCGGAACTCAAAGGACTCGTGTCTACGCTCGACATGGAAACGGTCGGCGTACTCGTTTTGTCCCGTGCCGAGCCCGACGGCAGCGTCGCCCGTTTCGGCATCGGCAGCGGAAAAGCGCAGGAAATAGCGGATCTCGCTTCCGAGCTTGAAGCCGACTGCATTATATTCGATTTTGAAATTTCTCCCACGCGGCAGCGCAATTGGGAAAAGCTGGCGGGTGTTCCCGTTTTTGACCGGCACGAAGTGATTTTACGCATATTCGCCGCGCGTGCGCGCACGAAAGAAGCCGTTCTGCAAGTCGAACTTGCGCGATTGACGTATTCTTTACCGCGGCTCGCCCATTCTTACGGCGACATGGCGCGGCAGCGCGGCGGCAGTTACGGTTCCAAAGGTGCGGGAGAAACCAAGCTGGAACTCGACCGCCGTACCGTTCAGGATCGGATTGCGCAGGTTCGCCGTGAACTGACCAAAGTAGTACGGGAACGCGAAACGCAGCGGCGGCGGCGCGACCGCGTACCGCTGCCGTCGTGCGCGCTTGTCGGCTATACGAACGCCGGCAAATCGAGTTTGCTCAACGCGCTCACCGGTGCGTCCGTCCTTGCCGAAGACAAATTGTTCGCCACGCTCGACCCGACGACACGGCGTCTTTCGATTGCCGGCGGTACCAGTCTGCTTTTGACCGACACGGTCGGCTTTATCAGCAACCTGCCGCATAATCTGGTAGACGCCTTCAAATCTACGCTTGAAGAAGCGGTGCGCGCGGATCTGCTCGTCGTAGTGATCGACGCCGCCGACCCCGCCGCCGCCGAGCAGTACGCCACCGTGTGCCGGGTTCTGGAAGAAATCGGCGCGGATTCAAAGCCGCGTATCGCGGTGCTGAACAAAACGGACAAGCTCGCCGAATTCGACGTGCGCCGCCCCGCGCTCCGCGCGCAGTTTTCGGATGCGGTGGAAGTCAGCGCGCACACTAAAGCGGGATTCGACGTGCTGATTCCCCGTATCTGCAACGCGCTCGCAGGCGTGGAGCGCCGCTACCGCATTCCGCTCGATCAGCACGCACTGCTGACTCAGGTACGCAAAGGCGGCACGATTGCGGACGAGCAGTGGCTGGACGGCTTTATCGAGTTTGCCGCCCGGATCGGCGGTTCGGCTTCCGGCAAATTGCTTTCCCTGCTCGCGCCGTACGAAGTTGAGTAAACGTTCCGTATCTGCTACACTGTCGCCATGAACAAAATTCCTTCCCGGTTTACCGTTTTGTATACGATCATTTTTATCATTATAATCGCCATCGTCTGCGGTACGGCCGCCGTGTTCGTTTCACGCAGCGCGCGGCCCGGTGCGGATTTGCGCAAAGCTGATCCTTCGCCGCAGTCGCTTGCAAAAAACTTCGCCGCGTACACCGACATCGGTCAGATCAGAACCGGTACGGCCGCGGCGGACGGCCGCGGTGCGACGGTGGTCGTGGAACCGTGGTTTTCATATGAAGACGGCGATACGGCCTTTTTTGAAGAACTCGCCGGAAAGAAACGCAAAATCCGCAGTCTCATTATCGCCTATTTTGCGTCCCGGAGTGTTTCCGAACTGCGAACGGCGGGTGAAGCCGCCGTAAAAGCGGATCTCTTGTCTGCGATAAACGGCGAACTGACGCTCGGTTCCGTTTACGCCGTCTACTTTGAAACGTATCTGTTCATAGAATAGTGCGGTTCGCTTACTGCGGCAGTTTGATTGCGGTTCGCTTACTGCGGCGCTCGGCTGCGGCGTTTTGAAAATACGGTTCGGCGGACTGCAACTTTTTTATCCGCCGTGGGTCGAATGAGTATAGATATTTCCGGAGGTTTTGAAGAATGGAAGAGTCTTTGACGTCCCCTGCCGCGCAGGTCATAATTGCCGTTATTCCGATAGTCGGAATCGTGATCGGCGGAACCGTTGTCTTTTTTTATCTGTTGTGGCGGCATCGGGAGATTTCATTGCAGATTCGGACGGGCACTTTTCATCCCAAAAAATTCGATTATAAATTGTTTTCACTTTTTACGGGATTACTGCTGCTCGGCGTGGGCAGCGTGCTGACCGTGCTTTTTGCACTGCTCGAAGGCGTTTCCTATACGCTGCTCGGCGGACTGATCCCGTTTATAATCGGCATAGGACTGATGGTGTTTTACAAAGTATGTCCTGAACCCGTGCGTAAAGATGGCGAATCCTGAACACAGCCGTACCGTTGCGGCGGCTCGTGAAAAGAGGGATATTTTTCTTGCGCGCGCTGCTGCGGCCGGAAATTCGGCGGCTTTCGCCGAGCTGGTGGCTTTGTATCGTCGGCGTGTCGCCGCTTTGGGGATGAGTTTTTTTAAGAACCAGAGCGATACGGAAGATTTCGTGCAGGACGTGTTTATCAAGGCGTACACGAAATTGGCGACGTTTCGCGGAGATTCGCTGTTTTCAACCTGGTTGACGCGGATTGCGTACAATACGGCGGTCAATTCCATCAAGCGGCGCAAGGAGTATCTGCCGATTGCCGATGAAAACGCGCTGTTCGATCTTGATTGGACGCCGGAGGAACGGCAGCTGCGCCGCATCACCGTTGAAGCAGTGCGTGAAGCGATGGCCGAATTGCCGAAACGCTTCGCGATGTGTCTTGATATGTATTTTTTTTACGATATGGCGTATTCGGAAATCTGTGAGGTAATCGGATTGCCGATGAATACGGTGAAGTCGCATATTTTCAGAGCGAAGAAAATATTGCGTGAAAAATTGGCCGACATAGTGTAACGGAGGTTGGTATGAATCGCACGTGTGAACAAATTATGGATGATTTTCTTGCTCTTGATAAAAACGAACGTATGCCGCTGCACGTAACTGTGCATTTGCTGCGGTGCAAAAAATGCCGGACGGCCGTCCGGTTGTGTTCGTGTGCGGAAAAATCGGCGGCGCGCCCCTTAAAGACCGCGGAATCCGCTGCCGGAGCGGCGGTCGTCGCGTTGATGAAAAAGATAGATCCGTCGTATAAAGGTGAAGAACCCGTCGCGCCCATTTCCCTGAAGCGCTGGGTTGTTTCCGGCATCGCAATGATTGTCGCAATGTTGATGTTCCGGCTGACACCGGCGGCGATGTCGAGCGAGACGCTTGTGGTTTCGTTTTACCTTTTGTTCGCGCTCGTCGTAACGGCGTACTGCGCCATTTTCGTGGGCAGCAACCTCGATTTTTTCGTAAAGAAGATCGAAACGTTCAAACCGCGCGCCGCCGCGTAGTCCGAGTCTCCGTGTAAACCGGGCCGTCTCGGCGCGCACGAGTCTCCGCGAAACGCGCTCAGTCCCTGATTATCAGCAGACTGCGCGCCTGATATTCGGGCATGAATTGCTTGAGCGCGCCGTTTTCAAATTGAACGGTAACGACGTATTCCGCGTCCGAAACTTTCGCGTTCGTTATGATTCCGTAGCCGTAATCGTCGTGATACACTTTCTGACCTTTGCTCCAGGTATCTGCGAGCGGATGGCTTTCCGCAGCGTCCGCGGCTCCGTTCAGTGCGCCGCGCCGGAACGTTGCCGGCGATTCGCCGACTATTTGCAGCGCATCCCGCCGGATTTCCAGCAGAAACGGACTCGCTTCCATAAAGTCGGTGCGGCCGTACAGCCTGCGCCGTCTGCACGAAGTGAGCAGCAGCATGTCGCGGGCACGCGTGATTCCCACGTAAAAAAGGCGGCGCTCTTCTTCCCGTTCTTCGGGCTGCTTGTCCGTACGGGGAAAAATGCCGCTTTCAAGTCCGGTGATGACGACGCGCGGAAATTCCAACCCTTTGGTGTTGTGCAGCGTGATGAGCGTTACCGCGTCGCCGTCTTCGTCTCCGGCGTTTTCTATGGTGCGGTCGAGTTCGATATGATCGAGAAATTCGGTCAGTCCCGCGCGGTTGAGCGGATAGAGCGCCGCGCTGTTGGCCAATTCCTGCAAGTTTGCGGCGCGCTGGGTGCCGGCTATTTCGTCCTGCGCCGTGTGATAGTCCAGCAATCCGCTGAGCGTGTTGAGCAGTTCGATGAATTCCGACAGTTTTTTTCCCGACTGCGGATTTTCCGCGGAACTCGCTGTGCCGTTGTCCGGCGCGGATACGCCGAGTGACGCGGCGGCTTCCGCAGCAAGCCGTTCGGCGGGCAGCGGCAGCGAAACGTTTTCTTCCGCGTCGATAAGCGCGAGCAGTTCATCCATGATGCCGATAAAGTCCTGCAGTCCGGATTTTGCCTTTTTGGCCATGCCCGGAACCGATTCCCGGCACGCGTCGAGCAGACTGCCGCCGCCGGTAAGCGATTCGCGTGCGTTCCGTCGGGCGCATTCTACGATCATGTCCTGCGATTTGGAGCCGATACCGCGGCTCGGTTTGTTTACGATGCGTCTGAACGCGACTTCGTTGCGCCGATTCGCGGTGAGCGCCAAAAAGGCGAGCGCGTCCTTGATTTCTTCACGTTCGTAGAATTTGAGCGAACCGACGACGGTATACGGAATTTTCCGGTGCAGGAATTCGGTTTCAAAACCGAGCGACTGTGCGTTCGTCCGATATAAAATGGCCCAATCTGCGTACGGAACGCCGACAGCGTGCGCGTCCTGAATCAATTTTGCACAGAACGCCGTTTCATCATCCTGATCGTTGAGAAAAGCGAGAACCGGCTTTTCTCCGGTTCCCCGTTCGGCGCGCAGCGTCTTGCCGAGCCGGCCGGTGTTGTGTGAAATTACGTCGTTCGCCGTATCGAGAATCGGTTCGAGCGAACGGTAGTTTCGTTCGAGTTTGATGATCTGCGTACCGGGAAAGTGTTCCTGAAACGACAGTATGTTTTTGACCTCGGCGCCGCGGAATCGGTAGATGGACTGATCGTCGTCCCCGACGACGCACACGTATGTTTCCGGACCGGACAGCTGCTGCAGCAGTTCAAACTGCGCGACGTTGGAATCCTGATATTCGTCTACCATGATGACGCGGAAGCGGCGGTGCATGTGCGCCTTGACGGTTTCGTGCGCTTTCAGAAGGAGCACCGGCAGCATGATCAGATCGCCGAAGTCGACGTTGCCCGTTTCCTTGAGTCGGTTCTGATACGCGCGGTATACGTCGGGAAAGTTTTCCGCTGCATCTATTTCCGCAAGATCCGGCGAATCGGGCGTCAGACAATAATCTTTTGCAAGCGATATTTTATGCACGGCACGGGATGCTTCCTGCCGGCTCAGCGCGGGAAGCGCTTTGGTGAGCAGCGTTACCATGTCGTCTTCATCGTAAACGGTAAAGGACGGGTCGAGTCCCGCTTCCTGTGCGTGCAGACGCAAAAACCACGCGCCGAACGAATGGAACGTCCGTATGGCAGTGTTGGCGGCACGCGGTTCAAGGTGCCGCGCGCGGCTCGCCATTTCAGCCGCCGCTTTTTTGGTAAAGGTTACGGCGAGAATCGAATACGGATCGACGTCTTTTTCACCGATAAGATACGCTATTTTAGTGGTGATCACGCGGGTTTTGCCCGAACCGGCGCCCGCCAAAATGAGCAGCGGCGAACCGGAATGTTCCACCGCCGCGCGCTGTTCCGGATTGAGAACGCTCAAATACTCTGCTGCCGTCGGGTGCGTGTTTTCCATAAGTTCCTTACCGGTTACGGTACGATCCGGCCGTCCAAATCGAAGCCGCTGACGCCGGTTACGAGCACTTTGACGGTGCGGCCGGGAACGACCGGCGCGTTCCGGCTGCCGGATCCTGAGTGCGGCGCTGAGCCGGCCTGTTTCGCGTCGGGGCAAGGCTCGCCTGTTTTCAGCGATTCTGCGGGCGATTCTGAGCCGGCCGTTTCCGGCTGATCGGCCGTTTCGTCCTGATCATACCGAACGACGACGGCGCCGTCTACTTCCGGTGCCTGAAACCAGGCGCGCCCGATAGCAAGACCCGTGCCTTCGCCGTCTCCGCCTTCGATGATTTCTTCTATAAGAACGTCGTACGTCCGATTGAGATGGCGTTTGAGCCGTTCGGCCGTGATGCGTTCCTGTGCGCAGCGAAGCGCTTCCGCACGTTTTTCCGCGATTTTGCGGGAAACCTGTTTTTTAAGCGAAGCGGCGGGAGTGCCGTCTTCTTTGCTGTACGGAAAGCAGCCCGACCAGTCGGGACTGATATTTTCAAGAAAACGCTCGGTTTCCTGTGCGTCGTCTTCGGTTTCACCGGGGAATCCGGTCAAAAACGTGGTGCGCAGGGACACGCCGCCGTCTTTGACCGCGTCGAGCGTTCCGCGGATATTTTTGACCATGTCTTCGTAGCGGACTCTGCTGCCCGTGCGGTTCATCGCCTTGATGATCGAATCGGCGCCGCTTTGAAACGGGATGTCGAAATACGCCAACAGCCGCTCGTCCCGTGCGATTACCGGCAGAATGTCCGGCGGAAAATGGTCGGGATGGATGTACAGCAGTCTGAGCCAGAAGCTGCCGTTCAGTGCCGAAATTTTTTCAAGCAGCCGGGCGAGCGGACTTTGCGTACCGGACGCACCGTCGAATCGGGCCCATACCGCCGGATCGTGCGGATTTTCTCCGTCCATACCGTATGCGGCGGAATCCTGCCCGATGAGGTTTATTTCAAATATACCGTTTCGCGTCAGTTCGTCGATTTCCCGCACGATGTCGTCCGCATCCCGGCTGCGCAAATTTCCGCGGATGAGCGGAATTGCGCAGAACGAACAGCGGTTGTCGCAGCCTTCCGTTATTTTGACGAAGGCCGAGCCGGGAAACGACAGCAGTTCGCTTCGGCTGCCGCAGCAGACGCCTTGCTGCGCCGGTTTCACCACGGGATGTCCGCCGCTCAAAAGCGGTTCAACGAGAGAATCTATCGCCGTCAGATCGCCGTTACCGAAGATACCGTCCGCTTCTGGCAGCGCTTCGGCAAATTGCTCCGCGTAACGCTCCGCAAGGCATCCCGCCAGCAGTATTTTTGCGTCGGGATACGCTTCCTTTGCTTCCAGAAGTGCGTTCAGCGATTCGGTTTTTGCGCTTTCGATAAAACCGCAGGAATTGATAATGATGATATCAGCTTCCGCGGCGATTTCCGTTTTGCACAAACCTTTATTCTGCAGTCGGGTGATGATGAGTTCGCCGTCCACCTGATTTTTGGCGCAGCCGTGCTGGTCAAGAAAAAACTTAATCAATGGGAATCACCGCCAATTTGTACGTACCGTCAGTGTCCTTGATCCATTTTATGTCCTGCACGATGACCTGACCGGCGCGGCCGACTTCAAGGTTGATCGTTTTTCCGTCCGCGATGATTTGGAATTTAACGGCGTTGTTGTTTGAAATCCACAGACGGACGCCGTTGCTTGCCTGAATCGTCAGAATATCACCGCTGGTAAAGTAATCTTCGATTTCTTCGCGATTGTCCGTTTGATAGCGGAATACGCACGAACCGCGGAAACTGGAGTTTATGGTAAACGGATATGCGCGCGTATCTTCAAGAACGATCTGCCGCTTGGCGCCCGCCTCTGAGACTGACGGAATGCTGGCGATATCGGTTCCCGCCGTTCTCGTCCGCGGAGAGTTTTTGAGAATGACGCGGACTTCCGCGCCGCGCAATGCGTCCGTTCGCGATATGTCCGAAAGATAAACGATGATTTCCGAACCGTTCATTCCGTCCACGTCGATTTCACGTTCTTCGCTTAATTCAATCATCTGCATTCCCGCCGGCGTGGAAAGCTGCAATTCGGACTGCGTTCCCGCGACGGTGATTTCCATGTCGCCGTCGTCCGAGGGAACGACGAGTACGTCGCCTTTATACAGGCGCTTCTGGAGCGGCTGGGCCGACAGCACGTACCGCTCGGCGGACGACGTATTCGCAAGTACGGTGGACAACTGCGCGTTCCGATTGCGGCTTTTGACCGTGCAGACGTATACGGTCGTTATGATTGCGATCATCACGAACGCGGCTGCGCCGATGGTAAGCGGCTTGACGAACCGCGGAATCTGTTTTTTCAAGAGACCTTCGGGAACCGGTGATTCCTGAATCTTTTTTGCCCGATACAGCGATATGAGGTGCGCGGATTCAAGCCCTAAATATTCGGCATAGTTTTTCAAAAATCCGACGAGATACGCTTCGCCGGGGAATGCGTCGAGTTGTTCGTTTTCAAGCGCCTCAATGTACCGACGTGAAATGGATGTGTCGCGTTCCGCCGTTTCAAGATCGATTGATTTTTTTTCGCGCTCATCTTTTAGATGTTTGCCGAAACTGTCCATTACGCGTTCCGTCCTTTTATTCGGAAAATAGGAAATTATTGTAATTATTTGCCGACGAAGGGGCGTCGTATACGAAGCGCTGCACGGAAATGTTCTGATTCAGCACGTAATCGCTGAACAGGAACACGAACGTTTCGTTCTGGGGTGTTACCGCTTCCACGCGGCGGATCAGCTTCGTTTCGGGATTGACGGCAAGTTTTATCGTGCGGAATCCTTCCGACGAATTGCGGCGCGAAAGTATCAGTTTTATTACTTTTTCATCGGTCGTCTCGTCGAGCTGCACCGGCGCTTGGCCGATTTCGTACGCAACGGAATAGTATCTGCTCATGAGCGACAATCCCTGCGGCGTAGCGAGCGACATGCCGCTCTGTTCCGACGAGGCGGTAACGGACTGTATCAGCGCGGCGGAAGGACCGGGCAGATAAATGGTAAGCGTTTCGCCGTTAAATACGATCACCTGATTTTCAGGGTTTGAAAAATCGATACGCAGCAGATTCGGGCGTTTGAATGAAACCTTGCCGTACATATCCGATCTTGCGGCGGTAATCTGCATATTCGCTTCGTAATCTTTGATAGTGCCGTAATATTCGGATACGGATTGAAAGAACGCGCTCGCAGTCAAAATGTTTTGCGCGGAAGCGGAACAGACGGTTATAATACAAAAAATACTGATAATCAAAAGTTTTTTCATGAAACGTGAATACTCCGTATTTATATTAGAGAAGAAACCGGCTCTAGTCAAGACCGGATAAATGCAGCGGAATCGCCCGTCCGGCGGGTTCCGGCGGCAATCCGCATCGGGGACCCGCGGCCGCCGTTCGCGGCCGCCGTTTGCAGTCGCCGTTCGCGGCTGCCGTTTGCAGTCGCTGTTTGCGCCGGAATTTTTCGTCAGGATTCCGCTTCTACCGGGATAAACTCGAATCGGGTTACGTCGAACGGGCCGTTGTCCGTGAGTTTTATTTC
This sequence is a window from Treponema brennaborense DSM 12168. Protein-coding genes within it:
- a CDS encoding helix-turn-helix domain-containing protein encodes the protein MDSFGKHLKDEREKKSIDLETAERDTSISRRYIEALENEQLDAFPGEAYLVGFLKNYAEYLGLESAHLISLYRAKKIQESPVPEGLLKKQIPRFVKPLTIGAAAFVMIAIITTVYVCTVKSRNRNAQLSTVLANTSSAERYVLSAQPLQKRLYKGDVLVVPSDDGDMEITVAGTQSELQLSTPAGMQMIELSEEREIDVDGMNGSEIIVYLSDISRTDALRGAEVRVILKNSPRTRTAGTDIASIPSVSEAGAKRQIVLEDTRAYPFTINSSFRGSCVFRYQTDNREEIEDYFTSGDILTIQASNGVRLWISNNNAVKFQIIADGKTINLEVGRAGQVIVQDIKWIKDTDGTYKLAVIPID
- the hflX gene encoding GTPase HflX encodes the protein MIDIHAEQTAKIKAYLVAAAGTSPAELKGLVSTLDMETVGVLVLSRAEPDGSVARFGIGSGKAQEIADLASELEADCIIFDFEISPTRQRNWEKLAGVPVFDRHEVILRIFAARARTKEAVLQVELARLTYSLPRLAHSYGDMARQRGGSYGSKGAGETKLELDRRTVQDRIAQVRRELTKVVRERETQRRRRDRVPLPSCALVGYTNAGKSSLLNALTGASVLAEDKLFATLDPTTRRLSIAGGTSLLLTDTVGFISNLPHNLVDAFKSTLEEAVRADLLVVVIDAADPAAAEQYATVCRVLEEIGADSKPRIAVLNKTDKLAEFDVRRPALRAQFSDAVEVSAHTKAGFDVLIPRICNALAGVERRYRIPLDQHALLTQVRKGGTIADEQWLDGFIEFAARIGGSASGKLLSLLAPYEVE
- a CDS encoding flagellar basal body-associated FliL family protein; translated protein: MNKIPSRFTVLYTIIFIIIIAIVCGTAAVFVSRSARPGADLRKADPSPQSLAKNFAAYTDIGQIRTGTAAADGRGATVVVEPWFSYEDGDTAFFEELAGKKRKIRSLIIAYFASRSVSELRTAGEAAVKADLLSAINGELTLGSVYAVYFETYLFIE
- a CDS encoding LolA family protein — translated: MKKLLIISIFCIITVCSASAQNILTASAFFQSVSEYYGTIKDYEANMQITAARSDMYGKVSFKRPNLLRIDFSNPENQVIVFNGETLTIYLPGPSAALIQSVTASSEQSGMSLATPQGLSLMSRYYSVAYEIGQAPVQLDETTDEKVIKLILSRRNSSEGFRTIKLAVNPETKLIRRVEAVTPQNETFVFLFSDYVLNQNISVQRFVYDAPSSANNYNNFLFSE
- the rimO gene encoding 30S ribosomal protein S12 methylthiotransferase RimO — its product is MIKFFLDQHGCAKNQVDGELIITRLQNKGLCKTEIAAEADIIIINSCGFIESAKTESLNALLEAKEAYPDAKILLAGCLAERYAEQFAEALPEADGIFGNGDLTAIDSLVEPLLSGGHPVVKPAQQGVCCGSRSELLSFPGSAFVKITEGCDNRCSFCAIPLIRGNLRSRDADDIVREIDELTRNGIFEINLIGQDSAAYGMDGENPHDPAVWARFDGASGTQSPLARLLEKISALNGSFWLRLLYIHPDHFPPDILPVIARDERLLAYFDIPFQSGADSIIKAMNRTGSRVRYEDMVKNIRGTLDAVKDGGVSLRTTFLTGFPGETEDDAQETERFLENISPDWSGCFPYSKEDGTPAASLKKQVSRKIAEKRAEALRCAQERITAERLKRHLNRTYDVLIEEIIEGGDGEGTGLAIGRAWFQAPEVDGAVVVRYDQDETADQPETAGSESPAESLKTGEPCPDAKQAGSAPHSGSGSRNAPVVPGRTVKVLVTGVSGFDLDGRIVP
- a CDS encoding acyl-CoA thioesterase; protein product: MKHIAKLVVRSYECDSYGHVNNAVYLNYLEYGRMEFLHAVRFDYNGIVAAGYYLYVTHVDIHYKASAFLDDELFIEVYPSKMKAVSGTFRQTIRKADGTVCAEADVTWACVTTAGRPAKLPAEFMVEGLQPDASA
- a CDS encoding ATP-dependent helicase is translated as MENTHPTAAEYLSVLNPEQRAAVEHSGSPLLILAGAGSGKTRVITTKIAYLIGEKDVDPYSILAVTFTKKAAAEMASRARHLEPRAANTAIRTFHSFGAWFLRLHAQEAGLDPSFTVYDEDDMVTLLTKALPALSRQEASRAVHKISLAKDYCLTPDSPDLAEIDAAENFPDVYRAYQNRLKETGNVDFGDLIMLPVLLLKAHETVKAHMHRRFRVIMVDEYQDSNVAQFELLQQLSGPETYVCVVGDDDQSIYRFRGAEVKNILSFQEHFPGTQIIKLERNYRSLEPILDTANDVISHNTGRLGKTLRAERGTGEKPVLAFLNDQDDETAFCAKLIQDAHAVGVPYADWAILYRTNAQSLGFETEFLHRKIPYTVVGSLKFYEREEIKDALAFLALTANRRNEVAFRRIVNKPSRGIGSKSQDMIVECARRNARESLTGGGSLLDACRESVPGMAKKAKSGLQDFIGIMDELLALIDAEENVSLPLPAERLAAEAAASLGVSAPDNGTASSAENPQSGKKLSEFIELLNTLSGLLDYHTAQDEIAGTQRAANLQELANSAALYPLNRAGLTEFLDHIELDRTIENAGDEDGDAVTLITLHNTKGLEFPRVVITGLESGIFPRTDKQPEEREEERRLFYVGITRARDMLLLTSCRRRRLYGRTDFMEASPFLLEIRRDALQIVGESPATFRRGALNGAADAAESHPLADTWSKGQKVYHDDYGYGIITNAKVSDAEYVVTVQFENGALKQFMPEYQARSLLIIRD
- a CDS encoding sigma-70 family RNA polymerase sigma factor, which produces MANPEHSRTVAAAREKRDIFLARAAAAGNSAAFAELVALYRRRVAALGMSFFKNQSDTEDFVQDVFIKAYTKLATFRGDSLFSTWLTRIAYNTAVNSIKRRKEYLPIADENALFDLDWTPEERQLRRITVEAVREAMAELPKRFAMCLDMYFFYDMAYSEICEVIGLPMNTVKSHIFRAKKILREKLADIV